The Eurosta solidaginis isolate ZX-2024a chromosome 4, ASM4086904v1, whole genome shotgun sequence genome includes a window with the following:
- the LOC137248028 gene encoding uncharacterized protein, which translates to MSDEEQLAAAKATELPSATLQNRNTAASTTLAASTGINASTGAPASATGSAPPEAHISTEAHVSTVDNLQPGSSQQVTASTPRVSTGNTIPSFMPNQNLNNPDMSPLRTRSGILRLAPPQKRPRIPRAVSNNANKERGPQVTWAPPAPTTDNRAQNLSAQFSTLDIENNIFSSASRGTQGAPRNFSAPCSSTSFRFGANFQPATQNYSVAHSQVSDCRDTAQHANLFATMGTQINPTTFGNHILQNNVASSNTTFSNVSVPHLMPSAAITQGHLSHHFTPTRVPNALPNNNFGSYTAPTTSFNVANTTFPFSRNSLEDINLSTSHVAARQVMSKDLPTFSGNPEEWPLFITNFEQSTIRCGFTDQENLIRLQKCLKGSALDAVRGKLMMPSTISYAIETLRMLYGRPDVIHQTLQKKLRQQPVVKTENLNTLVNFALAVQNYRATMQAIGLEDYLNDPMLLNDLISRLPCDLRLDWGKHRMFHARVDIALFDEWLFNLATCASQVTPIEHSNASLYASEERKGRRKTSRERVMLHDFRRSEVENCPRCSKTHTLSDCGEFKAMSIDMRWKFIRENKLCIRCFKRHFVRRCNSKRKCTVDGCKMPHNILLHSPHGNISSLQVSEPKDNLSRNQTVLFHAKEKKCAIFRYIAVTLQGKLGSIDTYAFIDEGSACTLIEDELASQLGLDGPKEELCLQWTGEVTQNEANSKSVALHISARSPTS; encoded by the coding sequence ATGTCGGACGAAGAACAATTGGCGGCTGCTAAAGCAACAGAACTACCTAGCGCAACCTTGCAAAATCGCAATACTGCTGCTTCTACCACATTGGCTGCGTCAACAGGTATAAACGCCTCGACCGGCGCCCCAGCATCAGCAACTGGCAGCGCGCCCCCAGAGGCACACATATCAACAGAGGCACATGTTTCAACGGTAGATAACTTACAGCCAGGTTCTTCCCAGCAGGTCACCGCCTCAACGCCGCGAGTTTCTACAGGTAACACTATTCCAAGTTTTATGCCAAATCAGAATTTAAACAACCCTGATATGTCACCACTTCGCACACGCTCTGGTATCTTACGTCTGGCGCCACCCCAAAAACGACCGAGAATTCCTCGTGCCGTAAGTAATAATGCTAATAAGGAAAGAGGTCCGCAAGTGACTTGGGCACCCCCGGCACCCACCACGGACAATAGGGCGCAAAATCTTAGTGCGCAGTTTTCTACTCTTGACATAGAGAACAATATTTTTAGTAGTGCCTCACGCGGCACGCAAGGTGCGCCTCGAAACTTTAGCGCACCCTGCTCATCCACCTCGTTTAGATTCGGAGCCAACTTCCAACCAGCTACGCAAAATTACTCTGTAGCTCATTCTCAGGTTAGTGACTGTCGTGATACGGCGCAACACGCCAACTTATTTGCGACAATGGGTACGCAAATAAATCCTACAACTTTCGGCAATCACATACTGCAAAATAATGTCGCCTCTTCGAATACTACGTTTTCCAATGTATCTGTTCCACATCTAATGCCGTCTGCCGCAATAACTCAGGGTCATCTTTCGCACCATTTCACTCCTACGCGCGTACCAAACGCATTACCCAATAATAATTTTGGCAGTTATACAGCGCCCACAACTTCATTTAATGTGGCAAATACAACCTTTCCCTTTTCACGAAACTCATTAGAAGATATAAATTTATCTACATCGCACGTAGCTGCACGTCAGGTAATGTCCAAGGACCTGCCAACCTTTTCTGGCAACCCCGAAGAGTGGCCGCTCTTCATAACTAATTTTGAACAGTCGACGATAAGGTGTGGCTTCACAGACCAAGAAAATTTAATTCGGTTGCAAAAATGTTTAAAGGGTTCAGCTTTGGACGCCGTAAGGGGAAAGTTAATGATGCCTAGTACTATATCCTACGCCATAGAAACACTACGCATGTTGTATGGGCGTCCGGACGTTATCCACCAGACTCTTCAAAAGAAATTAAGACAGCAACCCGTTGTCAAAACTGAAAATCTGAATACCTTAGTTAACTTTGCCCTGGCCGTGCAAAATTATCGAGCTACAATGCAAGCCATTGGTCTAGAGGATTACCTGAACGATCCTATGCTCCTGAATGATTTGATAAGCAGACTTCCATGCGACCTTAGGTTGGATTGGGGTAAACACCGTATGTTTCACGCGCGAGTTGATATAGCACTATTTGACGAATGGCTGTTCAATCTTGCCACCTGCGCTAGCCAAGTTACACCTATCGAGCATAGTAATGCGTCACTTTATGCTAGTGAGGAAAGAAAAGGACGTCGTAAAACATCTAGAGAGAGGGTTATGCTTCATGACTTCAGACGCTCCGAAGTAGAAAACTGTCCTAGGTGTTCAAAGACACATACCCTGTCGGATTGCGGGGAATTTAAAGCGATGAGTATAGATATGAGGTGGAAATTTATTAGGGAAAACAAACTATGTATAAGATGTTTCAAACGGCATTTCGTACGGCGCTGTAATTCTAAAAGGAAGTGTACTGTTGATGGCTGCAaaatgccgcataacatactccTTCACTCACCTCATGGCAACATTAGCTCACTACAAGTTTCTGAGCCCAAGGATAACCTTTCTCGTAATCAAACAGTCTTGTTTCATGCCAAGGAGAAAAAATGCGCCATATTCCGCTATATAGCAGTTACACTTCAAGGTAAactaggttcaatagatacgtaTGCCTTTATTGACGAAGGGTCAGCATGTACTCTCATCGAAGACGAGTTGGCATCACAACTCGGCCTTGACGGACCTAAGGAAGAACTCTGCCTTCAATGGACCGGCGAGGTTACTCAAAACGAAGCTAACTCAAAGTCCGTTGCGCTGCATATTTCTGCTCGAAGTCCAACCTCATGA